The DNA window CTGCACCTGCTGGGAGGCTGTGGGAGCTTTGCTGCTGCTTGCAGTTGCTGCTTTGCTGTGGGCTCCACCTCAGCCCTGGCCTTCTACTGCATTCTGGGGCTGCCTGTGTGAAGGGACAGGACCAGAGCTGTGAGCTTAAAGTTTACAGACCAGGTTAAGGTTTCCTGCCTGACTTCTCCTACAGGCTGTATTTATGATGAGCAGCAAGTAGAAAATTCATTGAGGGAGGGGAGGACTGCTACTTTACTGTATGGGGTAGTTAATAACACCTCACATACCTGAAGTGAAGGGTGATGACTTCTCTAGTGTCACATACCTGGTAAGACCATGGCTCTGTCAGATCATCCTCAGACCTCTTGGACTCCACCTGGCTCCCTGGCCTATCCTTCTTTACCTTAGGACCCTTTCCCTGCTGCTCAGAATAGAAAGACCCCCCTCAAATAGTCAAGGAATTCCTGAATGGGTTTTTCTCCCTGAGTCCACACACCATACTCCTCTTCCCACAGTTGGGGCTGTGATTGCTGCTCCCATAGCCCTGAGTGCCCTGGGCTTCACTGGAGCAGGAATTGCAGCAGGATCCATAGCAGccaagatgatgtcagcagcagcaATCGCCAATGGGGGTGGAGTTGCAGCAGGAAGCCTGGTAGCCACACTGCAGTCAGTGGGTAAGTGTCAGTCCAGGCAAGAGGACTGGAGACCCAGCCAAGAAAggcatctccctttctctccctacACTCCCACCTCATATAGGACCTATGTCTGCTAGTTCTATGGCTACTCTCTGGTTCATTGTGAGTAAGGTTGGGTTGTGGTGCAGGCAGAAGGGGCACTGgatggcagaagcaggaaggagcCCTGGTCCAAGATACATGCTACCTGGGCTCTGAATCTTCCCTACCTGGGTGTCCTTCTCAGGGTGTCCCCATCTGTCCTGCTATATGGAGGGGGCATTGCTCTCTGGGAGCTCCCCCTGCTGTATCTCTGTTTACCCAAATCTGTCTTCTCCTTGTGGTCCACTTTTGATATCTCTGTCTAAAGCAGAGCCCTAGGGTTCAGTCAAAAGGCAGTGGGTATCTCTAAGCCTCAGGCCACTGAGTGTCACTGCACTGTCTCCATCCCAGGGGCAGTTGGACTCTCTGCATCAtccaacatcatcctgggctcaGTTGGGGCAGCTGTTGGGGCAGCTGTTGAGCAAGCTTCTGAAACCTTGCTTGAATTTATTAAACAACGGCGGGACCCAACAGAAGAATCAGAAGACAGTGAACCTGAAGATGATCCTCCAAATTCATCATTGAAGtcagagaaagatgaaaaataaagttCTTGTGCTGGTGTTCTTACCTTTGCTTCTGGTGACTCTTTGAAGGGACTTGAGTACTGGGAGTGTCAAGTCTTCCAGTTTACTATGACTAACTTAGGCAGGAGATAAATGAGAGGTGACAGGTTGGCCAGCACAGTCAATAGGTAGAGGGCTTTAGGTGATCCCTGCCTCACTGGAGATGGTCTGTCTGTATGGCAACCCCCCCATGCTGTCATTAAGGAGCTTATTTGTTCCTGATTAAAGGTTGGGCTAACAGAGGTTCCTGTCCTGGGGCAAAGGTGAGAGGAAGCCAAGAACATTGACCCCAGAGCCCTTGGTCCTTCTTCATTGATGGTCCTGGATGTGCATGGCTATGAGCAGCACACAGATATCCCACTGCTCCGGGGATGCACGGGGCTAAGCTACTGTCCTGCTGCCTCAGGAAGGAGATAGAATCAAAAATGGTCACCACCATACAATGTCTTCAAAGTTGAAAAGGAGGCTAAAATTCCTGCCTTATGTCCTGGGACACTGACCATACCTTCATCCAAGGGTAGTAGTCATTGTCCATGGCATGCAAAAGGCAGTGCTGGACAGAGTGACATGACACACAAAGAGCTAGAGACAAGGGGAATAAGACTTCTTGAAGGAGGGACAAATGGATGGGACACAGGAATGCTCGAAGAAGTCTATCGTGGGAGCACTCAGAGAGAGATGCGGTTGTAGGTAGACATCTGTTAGGTCAGGTCTGATAGGTTTGACTGCATCAGTCACTTCCAGGCAATCAAGAAGAGCCTCTGTTGGGTATTTGTGTTGCAGCAGACCGGCTGGATTGATGGCTGAAATTTTACAAAAACAGGTGTGGGGTTGACCCAGAAGTGATTGACAATGCATCATTCTAACATTGGCTACCCACCTCTATGGGGTCCTCCTTCAAAAGGACCTTAACAGGGTATGTGCTGTTAGGAATCGTTCCTGGCCCCAAATCAACTTTTTACCTTCTTTTATTAGCATAGATTTAGGGTCCAACCAACAGAAACAGGATCGATCTGTTGGACAGATTGGGCACTGACCTTGTCCAGGGTCAGAATTTTCAGTTAGGGCACCTCCCCCATTTGCAAATAGTTACATACGACAGTGCACCCttgtccctcttcctttcctggtgtctcTGACTTGCCCTCTCAGGTACAGGGTGTCTTCTGTTTGTCTCCCCAAGCACTGcagttacttttattttgcattttttcccTACAGGGTCATATTATGGTGAACCTTGTTAGTGATCTCTAATAATTGGGATCAATTCATATTTGCAAACCCTTCTGAACTTTGGAAGTTTTCTTTCCATTATCTGGTGTTGACTGTTGCTCACTGCATTTCTGGTCACTCTGGGTCTATGGGAGTGAGCATCAGGTAAGGGTCACAGAAGCCCTTTGGGAACCCGGTAGGTGATTCCTAGGACTTTTGTATTACCTCTGTCACCTTAGACAACTCAGATATGTTTCTAGCAGCTGCTTTCAATATATGCAAAATGACCTGGCAAGAACTCTTCAGAGCCTCCTCACCTTGGGCAGTGTTGGAGTCCTAGTCAGGTGAGACTGAGAGAAAACCCACTCTAACTGGACTACTGTGTCTGGCAGTGATCCTCTGTCAGGCCAAAGGTTGGTCTATCTGCTGCCATGCTGCAGTCTGTCCCTCCCTTTTTGCCATGAAGAGGGTATCCAGGAGCTGTTGGGAGTCACCCCAGGTCATTGGTGGGTGTAAAAACTCTCTCTAGGAGACTAATGAGGTCCTGGAGTTTTCCAGATAATGGTGGTTTTTAATCTTCCAATCCCATACACCACTGCCTGAAAAGAagatatgaattatgaaatggaGACCGTGGCATCCTTTGGTTTTGGACACTGGGGCAGCGAGTTGACTCCTTTAGAGGGAGGATGAGGACTGCCTCTGCCCCAGGAAAATTCTTCCTGGCACTGCAATAGCTAGAatcattctttgtgtgtgtaagGGAGTGGGGACCCAAGCCAGAAGAGAtgaccacttcttttttttttttttaattttattttattttattagttctagttagggaacaagcttatttcaagtcccttctccctctccctcccctcacccccaaactttctcccccacccccagcccatccccccaaccccatccacccactactccccaggcagggtagggccctcaacgggagctcagcaaagtccaccaagtcttcctatgctgatcctgggcccttccccatgtgtccagggccagagtgtaacccttcatatgggatgggctctcaaagtccctttttgcaccagggaaaaatactaatccactaccagaggctccctggagtgcagaggcctccttattgacatctatgttctggggtctggatcagtcttgtacaggcctcctggacagcatctggggtcgatgtgctctcccttgttcaggccaacagttcctgtgggtttctccatcctagtacagaccccttcgttcttcattcctccctctcttcaactaaattcccgatttcggctcattgtatatctgtggatgtctgtctctgtttccatcagccactgggtgagggctctaggatggcataaagagaagtcatcaatctcattttagggggagggtttttaggttatcctctccaccattgcctggattgtcagatcgtgtcatccttgtaggtctctggagatctccctggttcctgatcccttctcgggcctacagtggctccctctgatatcgtttctctcatcttgctctctttcctctattcttcccccaactcaatgtttctgcccctccatttcctctcctcttctcctcttctcttgctcttattgtagcagctccttccccccccaccctcatgcccccaattagttcgggagttcatgccatttccattcctggggaccatttaacccttagagtccttcatgtttcctagtttctttggtgaagagcat is part of the Cricetulus griseus strain 17A/GY chromosome 5, alternate assembly CriGri-PICRH-1.0, whole genome shotgun sequence genome and encodes:
- the LOC100763422 gene encoding interferon alpha-inducible protein 27-like protein 2A codes for the protein MGESIVRGTIIGAAIGGVGAVIAAPIALSALGFTGAGIAAGSIAAKMMSAAAIANGGGVAAGSLVATLQSVGAVGLSASSNIILGSVGAAVGAAVEQASETLLEFIKQRRDPTEESEDSEPEDDPPNSSLKSEKDEK